The region TGTGGTGATGTTTCAAACCTAGGACTTCCTGATTCAAGGATATGGAGAACCTCCTTCTGATGATGAAGGTGGAAGTATATTTTGAAAAACTACAAGTGCTTAGTCTCTAGAACAGTAGATGGCTGGCAGGATTAGTTGAGCATCATACCGTTGTGTGGTGTATTTGCTCAATGCCAGCTGGGtctaaaaaagacaaaacatgaAGAATGTAAAATTGTTAATTATGGCAAACTGATTCTGTAGAGATTAAACTGAGCACCACAGGAAACCACATATAATTACAGAGAACATATGAATTGCTGGTTTTAGGCTGGGATGCCCTATATTTGGGTAAGGACCTTGGAGTGAATTGTAGCTGTTGTTGTGTTCTCGCAGATCAATGAATGTGTTATATGCTTCTATTTACAGGTAGAGCAGGTGAAGCTGCTGGATCGCTTCAACAACAAGTCCACAACAGGAACTCTTCACCTGACTGCTACACACTTGATCTTTGTGGAGAGTAATACAGCAGGTGCTCAGGAGATGTGGGTAAGGGAAAACCTCCATTGTTAATGCTGCACACAACCCTTCTATTTCACTACTGGCTAACATCCACCTCTGTGATCCACCTTCGGGTGCTTCGGGTTTTCTCCCATGAaccaaaaacacttgttggttggtggactggctgtgtgacatTATCCACAGCTATGAGTGTGTAAGttactgtgatggactggtgcaaagtccaggttgtgttcctgcacggtgcccaatgattcccagTAGACTCCAGACGCATCTATACCTTTATCAGGATGAAGTGGGTACTGAAGACTGTATGTTGAATGAAGCCACAGCATATGGCAAGCCGTACTACTTAAAACATGATATAAGGATATGAAACTTACTTGGAATGCTCTTTCCTAGTTCTGAGCAAATTCAGCTGCTACTTGAGTCTACACTCGATTACAAAATTTTTGTGggctcttcattcattcattcattcgttcattcattcattatctgtaaccgctcatccagttcagggtcacggtgggtccagagcctacctggaatcactggacgcaaggcgggaacacaccctggagggggtgccagtccttcacagggtgacactcaCTCCCACATTTACTCATgcattcacacctatgaacacttttgagttgccagtccacctaccaatgtgtgttttggactgtgggaggaaaccggagcacccggaggaaacccacgcagacacagggagaacacactaaactcctcacagacagtcacccagaggaaacccacacagacacagggagaacataccacactcctcacagacagtcacccggaggaaacccacgcagacacagggagaacacactaaactccggacagacagtcacccagaggaaacccacacagacacagggagaacactccacactcctcacaaacattcacccgggggaaacccacgcagacacagggagaacacaccacactcctcacaggcagtcacccggaggaaacccacacagacacagggagaacacactaaactcctcacagacagtaacccggaggaaacccacacagacacagggagaacacaccacactcctcacagacagtcacccggaggaaacccacgcagacacagggagaacacaccacactcctcacagacagtcacccggaggaaacccacgtagacacagggagaacacaccacactcctcacagacagtcacccggaggaaacccacgtagacacagggagaacacaccacactcctcacagacagtcacccggaggaaacccacgcagacacagggagaacacactaaactccggacagacagtcacccggaggaaacccacacagacacagggagaacactccacactcctcgcaAACAGTCActcgggggaaacccacgcagacacagggagaacacaccacactcctcacaggcagtcacccggaggaaacccacgcagacacagggagaacacaccacactcctcacaggcagtcacccggagaaaacccacgcagacacaggtagaacacaccacactcctcacagacagtcactcggagagggacttgaacccccaaCACCGgatccctgaagctgtgtgatgaCTTCACCTAGTCCTTCCCTGTTTTCCAGTTGACAACAATCAGGGGGAAATGTTTTAAGATTTCTTTAAGCATACAAGGCTCTTCCCGAATTTCTAGTCACCAAAATAAAGAGAGGAATCTCCTAGACACACTCTTTGATTTCAGCATGAAAGTGTCTTAGGCTAAGGGAATGAGGTTGGTAGAGCTGTGTTATTGCAATAGACAATGTTGCCTAGGACACATAACAAAAATGTGCCACGTTGGAAAGTGTAGGAAGAGCAGAGGAATGCAGGAATACCAATGGCCCACAATGCACAggtcagtcagtcattcaccAGTGCCACAGAACCACTGACCAGATCTGACTTATCAGAGCTCAGGGAGTAGTCTTACAGTGTGGGGCTCAGTGTCTTGGTTGTAAAAAGCTTTCTGTTTGCAGAGAGATATGTGCACACCCACTGTTTCATTGTTCTGTGTTCCTTTCTGTTCGTTGCCTTTGCAGGTGAAAAGAATGATGTGCCAGGGTGTGCCATTGTATGAGTGAAATAAGGTCAACACAATACAGATAGGCATTGATTTAAATACGTTTACCTACATCTGTGAAATGATTAAAGAAACGCTATGTAAGGTTTGGTATATTTGCTCCTGGGTTCCGCCGACAGTTGTAGAGCGtaatcaagggggagggggagggggagtgtGTGGATATAGTTTCCTaacctcctctaaaagttacatagggcACTTTCTGCAGTGTAGAACCCAGAGGAGCAATGACGCAGACTttgttctccatattacaggtcagggaagcatcaccatgattttgaagctgtaagtttaagataaaaatacgACCTAATGTTACTTTAAAAATCTCTCTGGTTTAGCACGTCTgccaaatgtaaatatatgtaaatatgttggGCTGAACCATTTTTGCAAGTTCAGATAGCATAGAGGGTCTAATGTCTAAAGCCTTTTCTCTCAACTTAGTctagaattttttattttactttacttacttttttatcttacttttttgGCAAGAATGGAGATAAATATGCATtttaatgactcccaaacatTGAATTTCAAAAACAACTATGCAACTAATTAAATGAATATGCTAATTTTGTGTCTCTGGAACTCGCACACTGTTGCCTCTTGTAACAACATTAATATGGAGGCCCATTCTAAAATGGGTTGGGAAGACGAGGCATTGTTGACTTTCAGTTTGCCATAGAACTTTGTTGAGGAAATCATGAGCTCAGAATAGTTCAGGAGTAACAGAGTACAGTTTCATAAGGTAATGCACTTAACAAAGATactcttttattttttgttttttttgttttctgttttttgcaGATCCTTCATCACCACATAGCATCTGTGGAGAAGCTCTCTCTGACCACTAGCGGCTGCCCGCTGCTAATCCAATGCCGGAACTTCCGGGTGGTTCACTTTGTAGTCCCCCGAGAGAGAGACTGCCACGATGTTTACAGCTCTCTGCTCCGACTTCTCCGACCAGGTCAGTATGCCCAAAGTTTGGGGATGAACACACTGCTGACTGTTGCCATGAATCAAAAACCTGCATCAGTTTATACAGATGTTGCTACTAGTTGTATAACATGACTGAGCATGTGCCTCGTTattaataatacacacacacacattaaattgTTTACTTAGCATTAACAGATACATGAATCCTCACATTAACTTGGGCAAAATTAGCAATAAGTGCATGCAGGAGACCTTGAAAACAAGCAGGTATTGTTGGAGAAGAATGATTGACTCAGCACCAATTATATTAGCTAACATCTCACCTGTCTCACTAACCAATAATTAAATCCAGAATTATATTAAGCTACAACTGATCCTACCTCCAGGCCTGAAGTTGGATGAGGCACCTGAACATTCTGAGTGCTGATTTCTCAACAACTGTATTAAACCTGTGGGAATTATCTTAAAGATATTTTGTTACCTGGGTAATCCTTAATATATCAAGTTATTATAAATGTTCTCATTTGTATTTAAGCCATTCAAAAAAAACTAGGTGTCCCAAGTTTTAAAAAGCTGTGTATCCTCAGCGTTTTACCAAAGTCAGAGGAGCTGGTGAGTATGCAGTAGGTTGCAGGTGCAAAAGTCATGCTTTGATGGCTCAAGGTCTCaagtgggtatgtgtgtgtgataatgaGTGTGTAACACTTCCGAGTCCAGATGGTGATCTGAATGTGTCTGCTGCCTTTGACTTTGTTCACGTTGCAACTGTGTtcttgtctttgtgtgtgtgtttgtgtgtgtgcagtgtcaTACGACGAGCTGTACGCTTTCTCCTACAACCCGAAACAGAACGAGCAGCAGAGAGAAGATGGCTGGCAGCTCATTGACCTCGGGGCTGAGTTTGAGCGTATGGGTGTGCCATGTGATCAGTGGCAGCTGACAGACGTCAACAGAGACTATAAGGTACATAAGTAAAGATTTATAGCTGAGGATAAACTTACTGTCCTTAAGGGATATATgaaattgtctgtaactgcttatccagttcagcgttgTGGCAGATATTGTAAATATGTATTGCAATACTGGTTTGTGATATTGATGTTGGAGGTAATGTGGTTTATAATTTAATCTAATTTTGATAGTTTTAGGTAAATATGTTTTGATACATTTAAACACATGTCAGATCAAGGGTTCACCAAGATGTTTTGATAAATTGCAAGATATCATATAGCCTTATATGTTCAAAAATGATATTTTGTCTCTATCAGGTAGCTATTGTACTTATGTTTAAGCCATTTCCTACTCTTGTCAGGAcaaaacatttgaatttgaacAGGGGCTTGTTGCTGTTACACAGAAACATGATACAATCTCCATCATTGAATCTAATTCTGAACATTCTTGCCCTACATTCTGCCCTTATGAAGTTATTAGGCAACATGATTAGATTTCATGAAAGAACATCCAACAAGACATTAAATGCAGAGGTGGCAATATTTGTGGCATATCTCTGAGAAAAACTAACGAGTATTTATTCTTGTAATGAATTCTTAGCATTTTATAAAGAAGggctttgtttacttttttcctTTAAACTGACACTtgcagctcaacatgctttcaggagagcactaattaatagggaaagagtGGCCACTTTTGCCATTTTGACTGTGATCTTCTTAGGAGTcccaaatattttattattcagaAACACCACTGAACCACATTGAAACATTGTTTTCCCCTTGAGGCAAGCtacatattaattaatattattcattcattcattcattcattatctgtaaccgcttatccagttcagggtcgcggtgggtccagagcctacctggaatcactgggcgcaaggcgggaatacaccctggagggggcgccagtccttcacagggcaacatagacacacacacacattcactcacacactcacacctacggacacttttgagtcgccaatccacctcccaacgtgtgtttttggactgtgggaggaaaccggagcacccggaggaaacacacacggacacggggagaacactaattaatattaatactattaaaataaaagattgtattaatttatttgctTGCTGCTGCATAATTGAATAATTTTCTATTGTATTTTGTACTGTTGGGCAGGTGTGTGAGACATATCCCAGAGACCTGTATGTGCCCATCACAGCCAGTAAGCCCATCATCGTAGGAAGCTCCAAGTTCAGAAGCAAAGGCCGCTTCCCTGTTCTGACTTATTTCTATCAAGAAAAGAAGGTACGAATCTTGGACTTTTCAAAGAATGAATCCATGCTCTGACAGCAAAAGAgaacaaaaacaagcaaacaaaactacaaaactgtaataaaacaaGCATGGCAGATAAGCATTTTAAACTGGAAAATTTCCCATGGGAAATCTATACTCGTAAAATGCTTGGTTTGAATGGtatttttttcaacatttggtaAAACATGTCTATTATCTATTATGGGCAGATAGGTTAGTTTTCCTCTTAGCTGACTAATGGGTTCTGAACTTGTTTTAATGAGTTTTGGTTGCTGTGGTTGCTGCATCCTGTGCGCTGCCAACTTTGTTGACAGTTATGGGAGGGGATAATGTTTGCTGGTGTATGGTGAATGAGATAAGACCTGATTACACAGAGACATTAAACATGAAATAGCTTTCTGACAAATTCTGCTTGATCTCACTTTGTTACTTGCTCTTATCTGAAGTATTTTACTGGGTGCCAGCTCCCTGCTCTACGCTGCTCTGATTAATGATCTTATCCTTTTAGTCTGGCTGTATTTAATTGTCCTGCCAGTAAAGAGTGGGGAAGCTAAATTGCGTGTGTGCGTTTGTCTGTGAGTTTATAGGCAGCAGTGTGTCGGTGCAGCCAGCCTCTCTCAGGCTTCAGTGCTCGTTGTCTGGAAGATGAACACATGCTACAGGCCATCAGCAAAGCCAATCATAATAACCGCTTTGTTTATGTCATGGACACGAGGCCTAAGGTAAACTACTTTGGGAAATACATGTGATAATAATCATTGTTGTTTTATGTACAATACAATCTCATTAATCTGTTAATGAATTCTTAAAATACCTAAAACGTACTAAGAATTCAATTTACACTTAAAACTAAGAAAACTTCAGTactgtaaatacaaaaaaaaaaaaaaaaaaaaaacattgttttcccTTGTTGTTTTTTAGCTGAATGCTCTGGCAAATCGTGCGGCAGGGAAAGGCTACGAGAATGAAGACAACTACTCCAACATCCGCTTCCAGTTTGTGGGCATTGAGAACATTCATGTGATGAGAGCCAGTTTACAGAAGCTTCTGGAAGGTCTGGGGACGGAAACTGTTAAGCTACATTGCATACAGGCTATTCTTAGTTTCAGCCATTAGCGCCACTGACAAAGTCTTTGTTTCAACACAACATAAGCTACCACACCACCCACACACCCGTGTCAATGATtcacctgttctgtggtggacTTGACCATTGAATTTAAATGGGGGCTAAGAAAGTATGTAAAACTGGGCTACAGTCAGTCTAAGTATAAAGTATAACTatttggtcagtggaggtgaCAAAATGAACAATGTGTGTCGAAACAAGGAGGTAGATTTAATTATATGGCAGATCAGTGTATATTTAAGGAAAAAAGTGTGCATTGTagttagggctgtgccatatcgtatcgtGCGCAATAATATCgcaaaatattttcaaatgacaaaaaaaatatcatgttaaacgtgatattctgacttgtttacataatgacatcatgcagttacacGTAATATGGCATATATTCATTACGTGAGACAATGACAGGTACAGTGGAAATTTACTTCAAAGAATCaaagaatttgctccaaaagaaGTGATAGTTCAGgcatgtggaggtggtttgggaataaaatatcaatattctatatatatatatatatatattttataatatcagAAACTTAGTAAGTTAcaattgtttacaaaataaataaatgcttaaaaatgtatttgttctttcttctgaatgtttgaattttttagaattgtatgaaaaatataatgttatatataataataataataaaattaaatatactattaattgaaaataaataatattaatataacatttgttGCAGTGCTGTGTTctggaaaataataaaagtgtttttcttcatATCGTCAAGAATATCACtatcaccaaaataccctgaattATCGTGATATTATAATTAgggccatattgcccacccccTAATTGTAGTGCATTTTATCATTGTCATATATAAACTGTTTACAAACTCTATATGCAAACACCCCTTTCAGATTAATCTCTGTTGATTCCCTGATACATTTTTACGAcactattttttgtttgttctctctctctctctctctctccctcccccactctttctttctttctttctttctttctttccctcacaGTGGTGGGCacccgctctctctctgtgacggATTACCTGGTAGGACTTGAAAACAGTGGCTGGTTGCGCCACATCAAGGCCATCGTTGATGCTGCCATTTTCCTTGCAAAGGTGGGTTTAATCTTCATAGAACACCCATAAACACTCTCGATATACATGAGTATCATTAGCTTTTTGTTCAGTGGATTCTGTGTCAGAGGGTCATGGTGCACATTTATCTGAATCCTGAATGTTCATTCGTTACGTACCCTTTTTCtaaagacacaaaagaagaaacgTTGGAGTGGTCAAATTGAGTGGTTCTTATACTTgagtatattttaaaacaagtaGTTCCTTTATTTCACTTCAAGTGGAGATTACTCTATTTTACAAAAGTAATATTTTATCCAAGGTCACCTGTTtcctattttattttaagtgcttcactgtttaatttATCCACCTGTGGGTAGTAGTAATGCAGTAGACTTTCAGGGTGTGAacatttggttttgtttttaacagGCAGTGACGTTAGAGGGGGTCAGTGTGTTGGTCCATTGCTCAGATGGATGGGACCGGACAGCTCAAGTCTGTTCGCTGGGAGCTCTGCTTATGGACCCCTACTACCGCACCATCAAAGGCTTCATGGTAAGTTTGTGTCTGATTTCCCTTGTAGTCTACGTGACTGAGATTTCCAATGTGAACCCTTTTCTGGTGTATATTTGTGTGCCATGCCTACCCATAACACACCAGAGCCTCATAATCGGCCGTCCAACCATTAGCATAAATGTATGAGGAGCTGATGTAGTCTGACAGGGTGTCCCCAGAGACTGGCTTGCAGTAAAACGGTAAAGAACATTCATTGCTTTTGTTCAAGTGCAAATCTTTGCCACAGAAACCTTAGCATCTGTGACTAATGCCTCAGCAGTACTTGATCACATTTCTTTCATGCGCTTATTCTTTCAGGTACTTATTGAGAAAGACTGGATCTCCTTTGGACACAAGTTTGCAGACAGGTACGTATGAGCAGGCATTCTGTGTTTGAAACAAAATATTTGGTGTCAACTGAATTATAAGCCATTGTCTCCTCTTTAGGTGTGACCAGTTGGATGGGGATTTAAAGGAGGTGTCTCCCATTTTCACACAGTTCCTAGAGTGTGTGTGGCAGCTAACAGAGCAATTCCCACAGGCCTTCCAGTTCAGCGAGTGGTTTCTCATTCAGATTCATGAGCATGTCCACTCATGCCAGTTTGGTAACTTCCTGGGGAACAGTCAAAAGCAGAGGGAGGAGCTCCAGTGAGTGGTTTGTCAAATgatttcatataaaaaaaactagTCCTTCACTACAGCAGCCTAATGAGCAGTATGCATGTGTGTAATTGCAGGATAAAGGAGAGGACATACTCTCTGTGGGCTCATCTGTTAAGCGAGCAGCAGAATTATCTTAATCCCTTATACAACCCCAGCTTTACAGAGACGCATTCTGTTCTGGAGCCTTCCACCCAGTCCTGGAACTTCAAGTACGCCGACCATACACTAACCTCACCTAAACAAACAACTGCTTTATAAGCATTATTTGATTTTAAAGTGCATATACTGCAAATACTTCTCTCTTTTTTGCAAGTAAACACTGCTCTTTTGGCCACAAAGAAGGAACAACCAAAATTTTGATTTCT is a window of Hoplias malabaricus isolate fHopMal1 chromosome 1, fHopMal1.hap1, whole genome shotgun sequence DNA encoding:
- the mtmr6 gene encoding myotubularin-related protein 6 yields the protein MEHIRTPKVEQVKLLDRFNNKSTTGTLHLTATHLIFVESNTAGAQEMWILHHHIASVEKLSLTTSGCPLLIQCRNFRVVHFVVPRERDCHDVYSSLLRLLRPVSYDELYAFSYNPKQNEQQREDGWQLIDLGAEFERMGVPCDQWQLTDVNRDYKVCETYPRDLYVPITASKPIIVGSSKFRSKGRFPVLTYFYQEKKAAVCRCSQPLSGFSARCLEDEHMLQAISKANHNNRFVYVMDTRPKLNALANRAAGKGYENEDNYSNIRFQFVGIENIHVMRASLQKLLEVVGTRSLSVTDYLVGLENSGWLRHIKAIVDAAIFLAKAVTLEGVSVLVHCSDGWDRTAQVCSLGALLMDPYYRTIKGFMVLIEKDWISFGHKFADRCDQLDGDLKEVSPIFTQFLECVWQLTEQFPQAFQFSEWFLIQIHEHVHSCQFGNFLGNSQKQREELQIKERTYSLWAHLLSEQQNYLNPLYNPSFTETHSVLEPSTQSWNFKFWRNMYLQFDRSMHPRQSILKNMLMLKENSKELESTLKGLQTKLQKFGVSTSPLELLSQRKEHSFPPRPQSLILGAPLSRKEVQQETEEDEDEQEVLGEEAREDVPVGSEGERTVEGSSATENGYTEIQGSFSSKNEPAIVSLEFGVARMTY